One part of the Streptomyces lydicus genome encodes these proteins:
- a CDS encoding ornithine cyclodeaminase family protein has product MLVLGRAQVTALLDMDALIDALASAMADLSAGRASSPDRVAAAVPDRDGFVAAMPGFVPSAGALASKLVSVFPGNAGTSLPTHQALIVVFDPDTGEPTALLDGTELTAARTAAASALSARLLAREDAAVLAVLGTGVQARSHARAMCRVRPVREIRVAGRDRARAAALAADLSAELGLPVEAVATYAEALAGADIAAATTHAVDPVVRRAWLTPGVHVTSVGFNPAGREIDDATIADAVVCVESRQAALAPFPAGSNDLLEPVRDGVITPDHVHAELGELLAGSRPGRTSRDQITLYKSVGVAVQDAAAAALVVAAARKQSVGEEIRLA; this is encoded by the coding sequence ATGCTGGTTCTGGGGCGCGCGCAGGTGACGGCGCTGCTCGACATGGATGCCCTGATCGATGCCCTGGCCTCGGCGATGGCGGACCTCAGCGCGGGCCGGGCGTCCTCCCCGGACCGCGTCGCCGCCGCCGTGCCGGACCGGGACGGTTTCGTGGCCGCGATGCCGGGCTTCGTGCCGTCGGCCGGGGCGTTGGCGAGCAAACTGGTGTCGGTGTTCCCGGGGAACGCCGGGACGTCGTTGCCGACTCACCAGGCGCTGATCGTCGTCTTCGACCCGGACACCGGTGAGCCCACCGCGCTGTTGGACGGCACGGAGCTCACGGCCGCGCGGACGGCCGCCGCTTCGGCGCTCTCGGCACGACTGCTCGCCCGGGAGGACGCCGCGGTGCTGGCGGTGCTGGGGACCGGAGTCCAGGCGCGTTCCCATGCCCGGGCGATGTGCAGGGTCAGGCCGGTGCGCGAGATCCGGGTGGCGGGCCGTGACCGGGCCAGGGCCGCCGCGCTGGCGGCCGACCTGTCGGCGGAACTGGGGCTGCCCGTCGAGGCGGTGGCCACCTACGCCGAGGCGCTCGCGGGGGCGGACATCGCGGCGGCCACCACGCATGCCGTCGATCCCGTGGTGCGCCGCGCCTGGCTGACGCCAGGGGTGCACGTGACGTCGGTGGGCTTCAACCCGGCCGGCCGTGAGATCGACGATGCCACGATCGCGGACGCGGTCGTGTGCGTGGAGTCGCGGCAGGCGGCGCTGGCACCGTTCCCCGCGGGCAGCAACGACCTGCTGGAACCGGTCAGGGACGGCGTCATCACGCCGGATCACGTCCATGCCGAGCTGGGCGAACTCCTTGCCGGCAGCCGGCCGGGCCGTACGTCACGCGATCAGATCACGCTGTACAAGTCGGTCGGTGTGGCGGTCCAGGACGCCGCCGCGGCGGCCCTCGTCGTCGCGGCCGCCCGGAAGCAGTCGGTCGGGGAGGAGATCCGGCTGGCGTGA
- a CDS encoding NADPH-dependent FMN reductase — MPTDTPPGPLRLLVLGASLRTGSTNARLASLVARMLSDAGAQVDLATMREFDMPLYDGDMETAHGLPDGALALRERLERCDAFVLSSPEYNASVPGVVKNAIDWVSRVRPQPFKSKHALLVSASPSLVGGNRGLWALRVPLEHLGTRVYPDMFSLPAAHKGFTEDGQLSDAGLQERLRETVTAFLSLVEADVRYVCLQRRWYEFPGDRTEAPVTQRAED, encoded by the coding sequence ATGCCCACCGATACCCCTCCCGGCCCGCTGCGACTGCTCGTCCTGGGCGCCTCGCTGCGCACCGGGTCGACCAACGCCCGCCTGGCCTCGCTCGTCGCGCGCATGCTGTCCGACGCCGGGGCCCAGGTGGATCTCGCCACCATGCGGGAATTCGACATGCCCCTGTACGACGGCGACATGGAGACCGCGCACGGCCTGCCGGACGGCGCGCTCGCCCTGCGCGAACGGCTCGAACGGTGCGACGCCTTCGTGCTCTCCTCGCCGGAGTACAACGCCTCCGTACCGGGAGTGGTCAAGAACGCCATCGACTGGGTCTCACGCGTCCGGCCTCAGCCGTTCAAGTCCAAGCACGCCCTGCTCGTCTCCGCCTCCCCGTCCCTGGTCGGCGGAAACCGGGGGCTCTGGGCACTCAGGGTCCCGTTGGAGCACCTCGGTACGCGCGTCTACCCCGACATGTTCAGCCTCCCCGCGGCGCACAAGGGCTTCACCGAGGACGGGCAGTTGAGCGACGCGGGGCTGCAGGAGCGCCTGCGGGAAACCGTCACGGCGTTCCTCAGCCTCGTCGAGGCCGATGTCCGCTACGTCTGTCTCCAGCGCCGCTGGTACGAATTCCCCGGCGACCGCACCGAGGCTCCGGTGACGCAGCGGGCAGAGGACTGA
- a CDS encoding SDR family oxidoreductase, which yields MAGIDGKVVAITGAGSGIGEATAVLLAERGARLVLGARRSERLDDVVAGIRRAGGTAERIRTDVTRREDLHAMVALAGERFGRLDVLIGNAGVGTISPLDDLRVDEWDRMVDVNLKGVLHGIGAALPVFRAQGSGHFVTIASTAAFRIVPDMAVYAATKFAVRALCEGLRQEAGDSLRVTTVSPGAVVTDFAEASMNERVRAQITELRDRLAIPPEAIARAIAFAIEQPATVDVNDIVVRPTAQS from the coding sequence ATGGCGGGAATCGACGGCAAGGTAGTGGCGATCACCGGAGCCGGCAGCGGCATCGGCGAGGCGACCGCCGTGCTGCTCGCCGAGCGCGGCGCGCGGCTCGTCCTGGGCGCGCGCCGCAGCGAGCGCCTGGACGATGTGGTGGCCGGCATCCGGCGGGCGGGTGGCACGGCCGAACGGATCCGCACCGACGTGACCCGGCGCGAGGACCTGCACGCCATGGTCGCGCTGGCCGGTGAGCGGTTCGGCCGGCTCGACGTGCTGATCGGCAACGCCGGGGTCGGCACGATCTCACCCCTGGACGACCTGCGGGTCGACGAGTGGGACCGGATGGTCGACGTCAACCTCAAGGGGGTGTTGCACGGGATCGGCGCCGCACTGCCGGTCTTCCGTGCGCAGGGCTCCGGCCACTTCGTCACCATCGCCTCCACGGCCGCGTTCCGCATCGTGCCGGACATGGCGGTCTACGCCGCTACGAAGTTCGCGGTCCGCGCCCTCTGCGAGGGCCTGCGTCAGGAGGCCGGCGACTCCCTGCGGGTGACCACGGTCTCTCCCGGCGCCGTGGTCACCGACTTCGCCGAGGCATCGATGAACGAGCGGGTCCGGGCGCAGATCACGGAGCTGCGGGACCGGCTCGCGATCCCGCCCGAGGCGATCGCCCGGGCCATCGCGTTCGCGATCGAGCAGCCCGCCACCGTCGACGTGAACGACATCGTCGTCCGGCCGACCGCCCAGAGCTGA
- a CDS encoding helix-turn-helix transcriptional regulator: MSEPSDQRRELSVFLRSRRERITPDQVGLPVTGRRRTPGLRREELALLAGISATWYTYLEQGRDIRVSEQVLAALASALRLDRHERGHLFRLAGHAPAADAAAPEPLAAEVAVVPLLLQPNPAYLIDGNYDVLSHNQAAEELFPRLTAAADRPPNFARWVFLEPVAREVLVDWEPEARGLLARLRASAGRHPGDPRYTRLIEELTAGSAEVRAWWPQYDVQVRSGGRKRLRRPGWGAIDVAYTAFHVAEQPERTLVVYSDERESAN; encoded by the coding sequence GTGTCGGAACCGTCGGACCAACGCCGTGAGCTGAGTGTTTTCCTGCGCAGCCGCCGGGAGCGGATAACCCCCGACCAGGTGGGCCTGCCGGTGACCGGGCGGCGCCGGACGCCGGGCCTGCGCCGGGAGGAGTTGGCGCTGCTCGCCGGGATCAGCGCCACCTGGTACACGTATCTCGAACAGGGCCGGGACATCCGGGTCTCGGAGCAGGTGCTCGCCGCGCTGGCCTCGGCCCTGCGGCTCGACCGGCACGAGCGCGGGCATCTCTTCCGGCTCGCCGGCCACGCGCCGGCGGCCGATGCGGCGGCGCCCGAGCCGCTCGCCGCCGAGGTGGCGGTCGTGCCGCTGCTGCTCCAGCCGAACCCCGCGTACCTCATCGACGGCAACTACGACGTGCTCAGCCACAACCAGGCGGCCGAGGAGCTGTTCCCGCGACTCACCGCGGCCGCCGACCGGCCGCCGAACTTCGCCCGCTGGGTGTTCCTGGAGCCCGTGGCCCGGGAGGTGCTGGTCGACTGGGAGCCCGAGGCCCGGGGTCTGCTCGCCCGCCTGCGGGCGTCGGCCGGCCGCCACCCCGGCGATCCGCGCTACACCCGGCTGATCGAGGAGCTGACAGCGGGCAGCGCGGAGGTGCGGGCGTGGTGGCCGCAGTACGACGTACAGGTCCGGAGCGGCGGAAGGAAGAGGCTGCGGCGGCCGGGGTGGGGCGCGATCGATGTCGCGTACACCGCCTTCCACGTCGCCGAGCAGCCGGAGCGGACACTGGTGGTCTATTCCGACGAACGGGAATCGGCCAACTGA
- a CDS encoding cupin domain-containing protein, whose amino-acid sequence MTEQLPTPARPLLRSPEEGELVDVAGVAHFFRLTAEHTDGHFSFEEFSLAPGVIGARPHVHDGHDEYFYVLEGELTLHTGDGEVTAGPGHLLAATRGTPHGFRNAGPTTARALCLYTPAGYENYFRDVHAAVSTGAEATDELLAEFRSRYRTRSFPDAANPVSG is encoded by the coding sequence ATGACCGAACAATTGCCCACGCCCGCCCGCCCGTTGCTGCGCAGCCCCGAGGAGGGCGAACTCGTCGACGTCGCCGGAGTCGCGCATTTCTTCCGGCTCACCGCCGAGCACACCGACGGCCACTTCTCCTTCGAGGAGTTCAGCCTCGCGCCCGGCGTCATAGGGGCCAGACCCCACGTGCACGACGGCCACGACGAGTACTTCTACGTGCTGGAGGGCGAATTGACGCTGCACACCGGGGACGGCGAGGTGACCGCCGGCCCCGGACATCTGCTCGCCGCCACCCGCGGCACCCCGCACGGCTTCCGGAATGCCGGCCCGACCACCGCGCGGGCCCTGTGCCTCTACACCCCGGCCGGCTACGAGAACTACTTCCGCGATGTCCACGCCGCCGTCAGCACGGGCGCGGAGGCGACGGACGAGTTGCTGGCCGAATTCCGTAGCCGTTACCGGACGAGGTCCTTCCCGGACGCGGCGAACCCGGTGAGCGGGTGA
- a CDS encoding peptidase inhibitor family I36 protein, whose translation MPRFPSSAIAAAALVTALGVTPTASAAPAAPARAAAYRCSPGYFCIYSDWNGGGTRCQWSQSNKANTADDCSFIQRGQNVRSVWNNTGHRVQYYTQTNYHARVGSTPSGAGGNLQGSYQIRSFKPQ comes from the coding sequence ATGCCTCGCTTCCCCTCGTCCGCCATTGCCGCAGCCGCCCTGGTCACCGCGCTCGGGGTCACGCCGACCGCGAGCGCGGCGCCCGCGGCGCCCGCCCGCGCGGCCGCCTATCGCTGCAGCCCCGGCTACTTCTGCATCTACAGCGACTGGAACGGCGGCGGAACCCGCTGCCAGTGGTCGCAGTCCAACAAGGCCAATACGGCCGACGACTGTTCCTTCATCCAGCGCGGGCAGAACGTGCGCTCCGTATGGAACAACACCGGTCACCGCGTGCAGTACTACACCCAGACCAATTACCACGCGCGCGTCGGCTCCACCCCCTCCGGCGCCGGGGGCAACCTCCAGGGCAGCTACCAGATCCGGTCTTTCAAGCCGCAGTAG
- a CDS encoding NUDIX hydrolase: protein MPSCNPSSFTVSPDVELPVPAPGETWAVGAVILNADGAAFAQKRSPGRRLFPDTWDIVGGHVEAGETLLAALAREIEEETGWHLRHVRRCLGTSTWTGDDGAGLRHEADYLVEVYGDLDRPALEWSKHTAYGWFGPDDLSRLKENRAPGDFFIHDLLARTVRQRS, encoded by the coding sequence ATGCCGTCATGCAACCCGTCGTCCTTCACGGTCTCCCCCGACGTCGAACTGCCCGTGCCCGCGCCCGGCGAGACCTGGGCGGTCGGTGCCGTCATCCTCAATGCGGACGGTGCGGCATTCGCCCAGAAGAGAAGCCCGGGCCGGCGTCTGTTTCCCGATACCTGGGACATCGTGGGCGGCCATGTCGAGGCCGGGGAGACGCTGCTGGCGGCTCTCGCCCGGGAGATCGAGGAGGAGACCGGCTGGCACCTCCGCCATGTGCGCCGATGCCTGGGCACCAGCACCTGGACCGGGGATGACGGCGCCGGCCTCCGGCACGAGGCCGACTATCTCGTCGAGGTCTACGGTGACTTGGACCGTCCCGCTCTGGAATGGTCCAAGCACACCGCCTACGGCTGGTTCGGTCCCGACGACCTTTCCCGCCTCAAGGAGAATCGCGCGCCGGGGGATTTCTTCATCCATGACCTGCTCGCGCGAACGGTACGACAGCGTTCCTGA